The nucleotide sequence CGGAAATGCCGCCGGCCTCGGCAACACGGCAAACAACCCCAACGGCAGCAACAATGGCACGCAGCTGTCGCAACCCGGGGCGGCCGGCGCCAACGGCACCAACAGCCTCGGCACCGCGCAGTCGACCGGCTCGGGCGCCAGCGGATCCGGCTCCGCCTCGGGCAATTCCGGCGTGACGACCGGCGCAGGCCGCGGGGCCGCCGGCGGCACCGGGGCGACGGGACCTAACCGGCCGGGCGATGCCACTGACGATGCCGAGATCCAGCGGGAGAACCAGAAGGTCGATCAGAAAGTGAAGAGCATCTGCCGCGGTTGCTGAGTATTGCCGCGGCTGGTCGATGTGACGTTCAGACATCAGATCGCGCAGATGTGAGCGCTTCTGCCCGCGAGCTGTTCCAAATCAGGCCTTAAGACATCTGCGTTGCAATGACCGCGATCATTGCCGCTTAAGCGGGCTGAATTTGGAGACGGATCGATGCGTAAGACTTGGATAGGATTGCTGGCGGCCGCCGCGATTGCGTTGATCGTGGCGCCTGGCACGGCGTCGGCCCGCGGCGGCTTCCATTACGGTGGCTTCCATCACGGCTTCTATCACCACGGCTTTGGCCCGGGCTTCGGAATCGGCTTTGGCTTCGGCTATCCCTATTATTACGGCGGCTATCCCTACGACTACTACCCCTACACCTATGAAGACCTCGGCGGCTGCTACGTAATCAAGAAGCGCGTGCGGACAGCGCACGGCTGGCGCCTTCGTCCCGTGGAAGTCTGTGAGTGAGCGGTGAACCTGCTGGCGGGGTGACGCGTTGGCCAGTCACTTCGCCTTAACGATATCCCGGTCACCATTTCCTGCCGCTGCGGTGCACGAGGCGGCCATGGAGCAAGAGCTGGCGCAACGCTTGCATGGATTCCAGGCATGATGAACTCACTCACATCCCCTGAACTCACCTTCGTCTTCATGGGCGTCGTCGTCAGTCTCGGCGCCGCTTTGGTCTGGATGGCCTGGGAGCTCGAACAGGGCGCCCGGCAGCCGGCGAGGGTGCGCCGGCGGCGCTAGGCCTGACGCTCAAGCGTCGGGTGGGAAGGCACGCCTGTGCCGTCTCGGCACGCGGCGCCGTGCCAACCATTCTGCTGACGAGTTCGCGAACCTACGGTGGGCACGCTGCCGCCTCACGGCGGCTGCTTTGCCCACCATACTTTCGTGTCAGCTCAGCACGCCATACGTCTTGAACCACGTCTGCATCTGCGACCACGCATCCTCCGCAGCCTCCTTGCGGTAGCTCGGGCGATAGTCGGCGTGGAAGCCGTGCGGAGCGCCGGGATAGAGCTTGAACTCGGCGGTCTTCTTGTTCTCCGCGAGCGCAGCCTTCATCGCCTCGACGCTGGCGACCGGAATGCCGGTGTCGGCCTCGCCGTAGAGACCGAGCACGGGCGCTTTGATCTCGGGCGCGAGCTGTGTCGGGCTCTTCGGCCAGAGCGGGTTCGGCGCATCGGTGAGGGGGCCGTAGAACGCCACTGCGGCCTTCAGGCCGGCATTGTGGGCGGCGTATTCCCACACATTGCGGCCGCCGCGGCAGAAGCCGACGATGCCGAGCCGCGAGGTGTCGCCGCCCTGTGACTTGGCCCAGGCCACCGTGGCGTCGAGATCCGACAGCAGCTCGGCATCAGGCTTTGCATTCACGATCGGCAGCAGGTCCTTGATGTCGCTGATCTTGGTGAGGTCGGTGCCGCTGCGGAAGTAGTAGTCGGGCGCCACCGCGAGCGCGCCGAGCTTGGCGAGGCGGCGCGTTACATCCTTGATGTATTGGTGCAGGCCGAAGATCTCCATCGCGACCAGGATCACGGGCGGATTGCTGGCGCTGGCGGGCCTGGCGAAATACACCGGCATCTCGCCGTCGGCGACCTTCACCTTGGCATCGCCGGCATTGAGGCCGCTGCTGTCGGTGGTGATGGCCTCGGCCCGGACGGGGCCTGCAGCGAGCGTGTAGCCGGCCGTGACGGCTGCGGACGCGGTCATGAAGCCGCGGCGGGAGAACGGGGCGACTTTGGTCAGTCCGATCACGTCGGACGTCAGTATGGGGGCATCGGACATGGTGGCTTCTCTCCACAGGTGAGGCGTGCATTGAGCGGAGAAGCGGCGGTGAAAAGCAAGTCACCAGCAGGAGAGGGCGCTGTGCGCGCGGCGCAGTTCCGAAGTCATCCTGCGCTCGAGGGTACACGACCTCACGCGTACACTACCTCAAGCGTACACTACAAAGAACAAGGTCGTCGGCGCAGTATGGCGCCAACGACCTTGCCAGCCCCGGATCGAAATTGGCCCTGCGCCATCCTGAAATTGGCTCGCCATCCGGTGATCACAAGATGGCCCGAATCTGCGGCGCGCTGTGTGAAGCACTTCACAAGCCACCGGGAATTTTCGGCAGGGATTGTACAGGCTCTACGACGAACGACTAAAGCGCGATGAGATCAGGATGCATCGTCATCGCGCTTTAGGTTATGTTTGCGCATGATCTTTTCGGAAAACCGCTGCGCACTTTTCCGGATCATGCTTTAGCCGCGGCTGCGGCGATGCCGGTGTCCGCTGCGGTTCGCATGGGCGCGCGCGCGAATGCTGCGATTGCGCGGGGACGGTGAGGCCTGCTCGGAGGATTGCGTGCTGGCAAAGGATTGGCGCAGTCCCTCGATCGACTCCTTCAGCGTCGAGACCTGGTCGGACAGACGCTTGTTGTCGGCCTGCTGGACAGCGAGCAGCTGGCGCATGCCCTGCAGTTGCTCCTGCATCATCTGCAGCTGGTCGATCGATTCCTGCTGGGTGGCCTCCAGCCCCTTGGTCTTCTCCACCAATTGCTCGGAGGCCTGCACCGTCCGCGCCTGCAGCTGCCGCGTCACCGCGCCGCGTTCTGGCTCGACCGGTGAACCGCCATAGGCGCGCCACAGCAGGATGCCGCCGATGCCGGCGACCAGCACGAGCAGGGTGGCTGCGGCGAGCGCAATCGGCTGCGCGCTCTTGACGGCGCTGGCGCCGGACTTCTCGAGATAACGTCTGGTGTCGCGCGTCACCGGGTCCATCACGAAACCACCCTAACCAAAAAGCTTCGAAAGGCCGCTCCGAAAATTGGAGCGGCGGAAAAGGCCTGCTCGGCAGGAGCAGCCCATGAGCAGCAAAACGCATGCCGTGGGAGGCCGATCCCGACCACCGGACTTTATTAGCAAATCTGACGAAAGCGAGGCCGGCCAGCCGCAAAAACGCCGCCGGCAAGATCCCGGCCGGTCGCGTCGGCCAGCCGTCGGCCGGTCCCGGACGATGTGCTGAACCCTAGACGGGTCAGAGGGTTACTGGCCCGTGTTGCAGTTCCGGCAGATATTGAGCTTCTGCTTGAGGCGGGCCTCGTCGGCGAGGTCCGCCGCCTGTTCCTCTTCCCAGCTCATCCGGCCGCGAGAGCCCGCGCTCGACTGCGAGGACATCGCGTCGACGCGCGAGTCGCCACGCCGCTTGCCGGTCTTGCGTGGGGCGGCGCCGATGTCGGGCTCCATCACCATGTCGGTATCGACTTCGGAGGAGGCGACCCGGCCGTCCCAGTCCGCCGTCGACTGCGATGCAGCCATTGCGGCGGGTGTGGCCACGGGCGTTGCGGCGGCCATCGCCGGCGTGTTGGCCGAGGCCAGCGGGCCCGAGCAGCCGGTGCCGGACATGCAGCAGTTCGAAAGGGTCAGGGCCGCGGCCACGAGCGCCGCGCTTCGCAGGATCATCATCATGCCGACAACCTAAACCCGACGGTCGAGGGAAAACAAGGTTGGCCGGCCCGCGCCGCGCCCCGCCTGCGAGATATCGTCAAAGCAAGGCCAAAAAAAGTTGCGGCCAGACCTTGGGGAAGGCCTGGCCGCGCTCGACGGCGCTGGCGAGTTTCATTCGCCTGACGCTTTTCGCCTGCGCGGGTCGCAAGTTGCGCACCGATGCCGTGGTCGAGAATCGCAGATCATCAAGGTCGCAGTGGCTGCATTGCACTCGCGGTTTTGGCCGCGCGCACCAACTGAAGGAACTCGGCGCGATAGGCGTAAGGATCGTCTCCGCGTGCTGCGGAGGCGATACGCAGCACGTCGTCGTAGCCGAACTGGCCGGTATGCTTTCCACCACGCAGAATCTCTCCGAACGCGGCGACACCGGTTGCAAAGCGGGCATCGAGTGGCGCCTCCTCGAAGCGAGCGCTTTCGGACCCGCGATCGACGGGTGTGCTGATCACCACGCTTCGATCGGATCGCGGCAGCTTGTAACGGATCTTGACAAAGGCATATTCGGCCGGCGACGGAGCGCCGCTCGCCGCGGCCCGCGCCCCGTATCTGAGATCGTCGACCGTTCGAGGGCCGCCGACAGGCACGATGTCGTAGAGCGCCGTGACGGTTTGCCCCGAGCCGACGTCGCCAGCGTCGACCTTGTCGTTTGTGAAATCGTCACGATTGAGACGTCGCGTCTCGTAGCCGATGAGCCGATATTCGGCGACGGCTGCGGGATTGAACTCGACCTGAATCTTCACATCCTTGCCGATCGGAAACAGCGTCGAACTCGCCTCTTCGACCAGCACCTTGCGCGCCTCGTTGATCGTATCGATGTAGGCGGCGACGCCGTTGCCGTTCTGCGCCAGCGCCTGCGCCAACGCGTCATTATAATTGCCGGCGCCGACGCCAAGCACGGACAGGAAAATGCCCTTTTCGCGCTGACGCTCGACAAAGCCTTTCAGTTCATCCTTGTTGGTGATCCCGACATTGAAATCGCCGTCAGTCGCGAGGATGACGCGGTTGACGCCGTTGGCGTCAAAGTTCTGCTCGGCAAGCGCATAGGCGCGCCTGATGCCTTCGGCGCCCGCCGTGCTGCCGCCCGCCTCAAGCCGGTCGATCGTCGCCAGGATTTTCGCCTTCTCGGACACGGACGTCGGTTCAAGCGCCGTGCCGGCATTCCCTGCATAGGTGACGATTGCGATGCGGTCCTCGGGTTGCAACTGGGTCACGAGCATCGCGAGCGACTGCTTCACCAGCGGCAACCGGTTCAGCGGCTGCATCGATCCCGATGTATCGATCAGGAAAACCAGATTCGCGCGCGGCCGGTTTGTCTGTTGCAGCGCATAGCCCTTGATGCCAATGCGAATGAGCTTGCGGCCTTCCGCCCAAGGGTTCGGAAACACGGCAACATTGGCCCGGAACGGCTCGTCCGGCGATGCCGGCGCTTCATAGTCATAGGGAAAGTAATTGATCAGCTCCTCGGTCCGCACGGACGCTGCCGGCGGCAGGACATTGCGGTTGAGCTGGGCGCGGACAAATGCGTACGACGCCGTATCGACATCGATGGAGAATGTCGAGACCGGTGCATCGCGCGCGATCTGGAAGGCGTTTTCGGGCGCATTCGCGAACTTGTCGCGGCCGGCAGGCTCGGCGAGACCAGGAACGCGCTCGCGCTGTGTGTGGTCGGGCAGGCTTTCGGCCGGCGCCATCTGCTGGGCAAAGGCTGGCGGCGACGCGCGGTTGAATCCGTCATCGGTCCTGTAGTCCCCGCGGCTCCGAGCGGAATAAGGCGACGACGTCCCCGGCATGAAGCCCTGCACCCGGTCGGTCGCGGCAGGCGCCTGCGGAGCCACCCGGCTGAGGATCCGATCTTCCACATGCGGCGTGGCGGGAGGCGGCGCCGCGGCTGCCGAGCGCGCGGCGGCTTCCGGGTTGGGCTTTGCGGCCGGAGTGGCGGTTGGGATTTGTGTTTGCGGCTGGGCCTGGCTTTCGCTTTCCTTCTTTGCTTGCACTGTCGGCTCAACCCGAGCGGCCTCGTTGCTCGCCAGCTTCTGTTCCACGGGCGGAGCGAACTGCGCCACCTGCGGTGACCGCATGAGATGGAGATAGGCGCCTGATCCGGCAACAAGGCAGGCCAGGCTGGCAGCCAGGAGATATCGCGTTCGCTTCATGACAGGCCTCTCGCGTGACGGCCGCAGGGACGCGGCAGTTCGCTCGATGAGACGGATGTCGGTCGAGATTCCTTGGGCGGTTGCTGCGCTTTTTCGATCGAAGCGCAGCAGCGCCTGTTGCACGGCCGCGTCACGCGCGTCCGGCGGGGGCGGCGGGGAGGCGGGCAAACGCGTGATGTCGGGATCAGAACTCATCGCTGATGTCCTTCGCGAGACTCGCTCGTCGCCTCACCTCGTGCATGCGGCCGGAGATCGTCGACTCGGAGACACCGAGGGCCGTCGCCGCCTCCGCGTGGGTCATGCCTTCGCCGACCACAAGCACGACCGTCTCGCGCAGCAGCGGCGAAAGCTGCGCCAGCTCGCTCGCGAGCCAACTGCGACGAAAGAGATCCCTGCCATCGGGCAGCGCCGCCATTCGCGCAAGCACGGCGAGGTGGCCTTTCAGACGCGCCAACGTCGAATGGCGCCGATGGTGATCATGACAGGCGTTGCGGACGATTCCGATCAGCCAGGTCGTGAACTTGGCGTCCCCCCTGAAGGAAGCGATCCGCTCCACGAGCGCGCAGCAGACATCCTGGCAGATGTCCTGCGCGTCCGTCCGGGAGCCGGTCATGCGCCAGGCAACGCGGTGCATGAGGTCGTAGTGACGCCGTAACAAGGCTTCGAACGCGGCCCGGTTGCCCTGTGTGGCCAGCCAGACGAGGTCGTCATCCGTGGCGTCGCTGCCCGACGGCTCAGTCACCTCTGCTGTCACGCGCTGAATGACGCCCCCCATGTCCTTTCCTCAGGGCCGACGAGATTGAGCAAGACAACCGGGACGGTCACCCGGCCCCTCGTCCAGTCCCGTCCAGGACGGCGATCGCATGTGCCCTATCGCTACCATCGTCGTTCCACCCATACACCGGACACTGGGAAAGAGATTTTCCCGGTATTCACCCCTTGAGACGAACGGAACAGCGGAATCCTTGGGCCAGGTCAGGAAGAATTTTGGACCGCGCAAGCCAGAGCCTTACGGCGCTCTGCGGAGGGGGCAACCCAAACAGCGGGACGTTGCGGGCGCATGCGAGCAAAACGATCGCCTGCCGCATAGTTTCGTGGTTTCACCGGGCGGGCAGCCGAGTTGGCCGGGCCATGCGGGATGCGCAAACATCGCGAGCAGCGGGGTGGTTTCCGGTTGTCGCTGGAGCCCGTTGGAATCGCGCCTTTTTTCGGGCCGTCTCGAAAAAGGTGCGGCCAGCTCTTGGGGGAGAGCTGGCCGCGCGCGAACCGGTCTGGGACGGGGAGGGGTGGGGATGTGACCGGGTCGCGTAACTCGAATTCGTGTCTCGCCTCTCTCTCAGCGTTCTCTGGCGCTGGCGGTGGCCACTGCCGGGCGACCGTCGCCGAGCGAGACCCAGACGTTCGGGTCGCTCTGCGACTGCCGCTTGACGAAGCGGTAGCCGGTCTCGGTCCAGGCGACGACGTTCTCGTTCTGATTATCGAGCACGTATTCGCCCTTGTCGGTCTTCACGGTGAGGACGGCATGTCCCTCACCCTTCTTGTCGCGCACCACCGTGATCAGCAGCGCCTCGCGGGGCCAGCCGGCATCGATCAGCAGCTTGCGCTTCAGCAGCACATAATCCTCGCAGTCGCCGTAACCATCGGTCGGCAGCGACCATTTCTCGACCACGCCCCAATGGTCCATGTCGGTGATGGGCTTGACGTTCTCGTTGACCCAGCGATTGACCTTTAGCAGATCGCGCCAGGCCGTCTGGGACAGCACGATGTCGCGGGGCTGCGACGCGCCGCCGCGGCATTCCTCGGGAGTCTCGGTGCAGAACTCGATCCAACCGATCGGCGCTCGCGTCGTGTCGCCAAGGCTCGCATAGAGCACCCGGTCATCACCGGCATGCGCCATCGTCCCCATCGCCATCAGGAAGGCTGCGACCGCCCATCCCTTTGCCTGTCCCGTCCGCTTGACCATTTTGGCCCCCGTTTTCGTTGGGACCATGTGTCTCACAAAGATTTTTCGCTGCCGCTAAATCGCCACGATGGATTTGACGAAAACCCAATTCAAACAAGGCGCTAATTCGAATCCTTGTTGAATCGAATTCGCTTAAAATTTGAATCGATCGGAGTTGATTCAAATGCTGCGCATTAAGTCGGGAACCGCTGCCGTTGCAGGCTCGGCGGCGCTTTTCAGGCGGCACATTAACTGCGCCGGACGCTGCGTGCGGTCGCCGAACGGCACACGGCGCCCGTGGTGGCGGGCGCCGTGTGCTCCGTGGAGTTGCGGGATTTGCGCGAGTTGCGGCTTTACCGCGCGGTAACGCTCTCTTCGAGCGTTTCGGCGAGCTGCGCGTGGATGAACTCGATGGCGAAGCCGCCTTCGAGA is from Bradyrhizobium sp. ORS 285 and encodes:
- a CDS encoding transglutaminase-like cysteine peptidase translates to MVKRTGQAKGWAVAAFLMAMGTMAHAGDDRVLYASLGDTTRAPIGWIEFCTETPEECRGGASQPRDIVLSQTAWRDLLKVNRWVNENVKPITDMDHWGVVEKWSLPTDGYGDCEDYVLLKRKLLIDAGWPREALLITVVRDKKGEGHAVLTVKTDKGEYVLDNQNENVVAWTETGYRFVKRQSQSDPNVWVSLGDGRPAVATASARER
- a CDS encoding RNA polymerase sigma factor; the encoded protein is MGGVIQRVTAEVTEPSGSDATDDDLVWLATQGNRAAFEALLRRHYDLMHRVAWRMTGSRTDAQDICQDVCCALVERIASFRGDAKFTTWLIGIVRNACHDHHRRHSTLARLKGHLAVLARMAALPDGRDLFRRSWLASELAQLSPLLRETVVLVVGEGMTHAEAATALGVSESTISGRMHEVRRRASLAKDISDEF
- a CDS encoding VWA domain-containing protein; translation: MSSDPDITRLPASPPPPPDARDAAVQQALLRFDRKSAATAQGISTDIRLIERTAASLRPSRERPVMKRTRYLLAASLACLVAGSGAYLHLMRSPQVAQFAPPVEQKLASNEAARVEPTVQAKKESESQAQPQTQIPTATPAAKPNPEAAARSAAAAPPPATPHVEDRILSRVAPQAPAATDRVQGFMPGTSSPYSARSRGDYRTDDGFNRASPPAFAQQMAPAESLPDHTQRERVPGLAEPAGRDKFANAPENAFQIARDAPVSTFSIDVDTASYAFVRAQLNRNVLPPAASVRTEELINYFPYDYEAPASPDEPFRANVAVFPNPWAEGRKLIRIGIKGYALQQTNRPRANLVFLIDTSGSMQPLNRLPLVKQSLAMLVTQLQPEDRIAIVTYAGNAGTALEPTSVSEKAKILATIDRLEAGGSTAGAEGIRRAYALAEQNFDANGVNRVILATDGDFNVGITNKDELKGFVERQREKGIFLSVLGVGAGNYNDALAQALAQNGNGVAAYIDTINEARKVLVEEASSTLFPIGKDVKIQVEFNPAAVAEYRLIGYETRRLNRDDFTNDKVDAGDVGSGQTVTALYDIVPVGGPRTVDDLRYGARAAASGAPSPAEYAFVKIRYKLPRSDRSVVISTPVDRGSESARFEEAPLDARFATGVAAFGEILRGGKHTGQFGYDDVLRIASAARGDDPYAYRAEFLQLVRAAKTASAMQPLRP
- a CDS encoding dienelactone hydrolase family protein; translated protein: MTASAAVTAGYTLAAGPVRAEAITTDSSGLNAGDAKVKVADGEMPVYFARPASASNPPVILVAMEIFGLHQYIKDVTRRLAKLGALAVAPDYYFRSGTDLTKISDIKDLLPIVNAKPDAELLSDLDATVAWAKSQGGDTSRLGIVGFCRGGRNVWEYAAHNAGLKAAVAFYGPLTDAPNPLWPKSPTQLAPEIKAPVLGLYGEADTGIPVASVEAMKAALAENKKTAEFKLYPGAPHGFHADYRPSYRKEAAEDAWSQMQTWFKTYGVLS